The following proteins are co-located in the Hyalangium minutum genome:
- a CDS encoding two-component regulator propeller domain-containing protein, whose product MGTRRQGRRGGRRLLGLWFVLALGLGTPSFALEPGRSLSQYNHESWRSENGLPQNSVLCAEQTADGYLWFGTYEGLARFDGTRFTTFDQRTSPEMGQREIHALVEDDAAVLWVGTSQGLFRYERGQLRRPPEAAALANVPIVGLAADGQDVWISSPLGVMRAPSSGQRAWRRYSVDEGLPVKGTGPIVVDGSGGAWVGAGQGLARITDDSVDMLFLPPGESPIKPLYVLSLWLSREGTLWIGTNQGLLALREGQFTRYGPEQGMPNVAVGELREDRDGNLWIGTYQGLLRRTGETFSAVTASKELAHALVASLLEDRDGHLWIGTGTDGLHRLSNGPFIPIGAPEGSVLENVRMVLETPDGTLWMASNSQGLERMKDGVIRRVGAEEGLLEDRIRTLALGSDGALWVGTSSGAYYQQGGRFVPLGTESGMPPGAVIFAMVPEPDGDMWFSTSEGLAWLSNGRVTLYPPEKGTPADAATALVREESGVLWYGTKKGLVRFDRGTLTRFTTQEGLAGNVIMSLFVDAHGTLWVGTSTGLSRWKDGRFASVTAAQGLPDETIFNLLLDAEGFFWMSSNKGVSRVSRHELEAVADGKLPRVSGVLFDERDGMRAGECNAGLPSGWETRDGRMWFANLRGAMMVNTKDVRLRHSPPHPRIEEVRVQGQPVPLSGLLELEPEQQDVDIRFTAFVKEGAPRVQFRYMLEGHDRAWVEAEGRRVATYTRLPPGRYTFRVQAMDRTGNWVAPGAVLEVVLRAWFYQSAWFYGLCALGAGGMAAGIYAWRVGRLKRRERWLQARVEERTQELARANEELDANLRTLRATQVQLVQAGKMAAVGTLAAGVGHEINNPLSYIVSNLEHSCEETETLAQLAESSEPLRERLRDMHQVLREALMGADRVRRIVRDLKTFSRQDDDARGPVDLRAVMDSAAKMAAGELRPRAQLTREYAAEVPPVEGNEARLSQVFLNLIINAAQALPEGRPEQHEVRLVLKHGAQGEVVAEVRDTGCGIPPEVLGRIFDPFFTTKPVGVGTGLGLALCHAFVTSMGGRIEVESQVGKGTVFRVALPRSSSQLDRVQRSAPVQAGTVERGQVLVVDDDPLVSAALRRTLAKDHEVEVVVSARRALEMLCSPKAHYDVILCDLMMPEMTGMELYAQLVRAAPEQARRMVFITGGAYTPAAKEFLEQVSNPRVEKPFDPERLRELIREGVKRAHAGLTGQAA is encoded by the coding sequence ATGGGAACAAGGAGACAGGGGCGGCGGGGTGGGAGAAGGCTTCTCGGGCTGTGGTTCGTCCTCGCGCTGGGTCTCGGTACACCCAGCTTCGCACTCGAACCGGGCCGGAGCCTCTCCCAGTACAACCACGAGAGCTGGCGCAGCGAGAACGGCCTGCCGCAGAACTCCGTCCTCTGCGCTGAGCAGACAGCCGACGGCTACCTGTGGTTCGGCACCTACGAGGGCCTGGCGCGCTTCGACGGCACGCGCTTCACCACCTTTGATCAGCGCACCTCGCCGGAGATGGGGCAGCGCGAAATCCACGCACTGGTCGAGGACGACGCGGCGGTGCTGTGGGTGGGCACCAGCCAGGGACTGTTCCGCTACGAGAGAGGACAGCTGCGCCGCCCCCCCGAGGCCGCCGCGCTGGCCAACGTCCCCATCGTCGGGCTGGCGGCGGACGGCCAGGATGTGTGGATCAGCTCGCCGCTGGGGGTGATGCGGGCGCCGAGCTCGGGGCAGAGGGCATGGCGGCGGTACTCGGTGGACGAGGGGCTGCCTGTCAAAGGCACGGGCCCCATCGTCGTGGATGGCTCGGGCGGCGCGTGGGTGGGAGCGGGCCAGGGGCTGGCGCGGATCACCGACGACTCGGTGGACATGCTCTTCCTGCCGCCGGGGGAGTCTCCCATCAAGCCGCTCTACGTGCTCAGCCTGTGGCTGTCGCGCGAGGGCACGCTGTGGATTGGCACCAACCAGGGGCTGCTCGCCCTGCGCGAGGGCCAGTTCACCCGGTACGGCCCGGAGCAGGGCATGCCGAACGTGGCGGTGGGCGAGCTGCGCGAAGACCGGGATGGCAACCTGTGGATCGGCACCTACCAGGGTTTGCTGCGGCGCACGGGTGAGACGTTCAGCGCCGTCACCGCGTCCAAGGAGCTCGCCCATGCGCTCGTGGCCAGCCTGCTCGAGGACCGCGACGGGCACCTGTGGATCGGCACCGGGACGGATGGCTTGCATCGGCTGAGCAATGGCCCGTTCATTCCCATCGGGGCGCCCGAGGGTTCGGTTCTCGAGAACGTCCGGATGGTGCTGGAGACACCCGACGGCACGCTGTGGATGGCCTCGAATTCCCAGGGCCTGGAGCGCATGAAGGACGGCGTCATCCGCCGGGTGGGAGCGGAGGAGGGCTTGTTGGAGGACCGCATCCGCACGCTCGCGCTGGGCTCGGACGGGGCGCTCTGGGTGGGGACGTCCTCCGGCGCCTATTACCAGCAGGGGGGCCGCTTCGTCCCGCTGGGGACCGAGTCGGGGATGCCGCCAGGAGCCGTCATCTTCGCCATGGTGCCCGAGCCGGACGGAGATATGTGGTTCTCCACCTCGGAGGGACTGGCCTGGCTGAGCAATGGGCGGGTGACGCTGTACCCGCCAGAGAAGGGGACTCCCGCGGACGCCGCCACGGCCTTGGTGCGCGAGGAGTCAGGGGTGCTCTGGTACGGCACGAAGAAGGGCCTGGTCCGGTTCGACCGCGGCACGCTCACCCGCTTCACCACCCAGGAGGGACTGGCGGGGAATGTGATCATGAGCCTCTTCGTGGACGCGCACGGCACGCTGTGGGTGGGGACCTCCACGGGCCTGTCGCGCTGGAAGGACGGGCGCTTCGCCTCGGTCACCGCCGCGCAGGGGCTGCCGGATGAGACGATCTTCAACCTGCTGCTGGATGCCGAGGGCTTCTTCTGGATGAGCAGCAACAAGGGCGTCTCGCGGGTGAGCCGGCACGAGCTGGAGGCGGTGGCGGACGGCAAGCTCCCGCGCGTGAGCGGCGTCCTCTTCGATGAGCGGGACGGGATGCGCGCGGGCGAGTGCAACGCGGGCCTGCCTTCCGGGTGGGAGACGCGGGATGGCCGGATGTGGTTCGCCAACCTGCGGGGCGCGATGATGGTGAACACGAAGGATGTCCGGCTCCGGCACTCGCCGCCGCACCCGCGCATCGAGGAGGTGCGGGTGCAGGGCCAGCCGGTGCCGCTGAGTGGCCTGCTGGAGCTGGAGCCGGAGCAGCAGGACGTGGACATCCGCTTCACCGCCTTCGTGAAGGAGGGGGCTCCCCGGGTGCAGTTCCGGTACATGCTGGAGGGGCACGACCGCGCGTGGGTGGAGGCCGAGGGCCGGCGCGTGGCCACGTACACGCGGCTGCCGCCGGGCCGCTACACCTTCCGCGTGCAGGCGATGGACCGCACGGGCAACTGGGTGGCGCCCGGGGCCGTGCTGGAGGTGGTGCTGCGCGCCTGGTTCTACCAGTCGGCGTGGTTCTACGGGCTGTGCGCGCTGGGGGCGGGTGGGATGGCGGCAGGCATCTACGCGTGGCGCGTGGGCCGGCTCAAGCGGCGCGAGCGCTGGCTGCAGGCTCGCGTGGAGGAGCGCACCCAGGAGCTGGCGCGCGCCAACGAGGAGCTGGATGCCAACCTGCGCACGCTGCGCGCCACGCAGGTCCAGCTGGTGCAGGCTGGGAAGATGGCGGCGGTGGGAACACTGGCCGCGGGCGTGGGGCACGAGATCAACAACCCGCTCTCGTACATCGTGTCCAACCTGGAGCACTCCTGCGAGGAGACGGAGACGCTGGCGCAGTTGGCGGAGTCCTCCGAGCCGCTGCGCGAGCGCCTGCGCGACATGCACCAGGTGCTGCGCGAGGCGCTCATGGGCGCGGATCGGGTGCGGCGCATCGTGAGGGACTTGAAGACGTTCTCGCGCCAGGACGATGACGCGCGGGGGCCGGTGGACCTGCGGGCGGTGATGGACTCGGCGGCGAAGATGGCGGCAGGGGAGCTGCGCCCCAGGGCCCAGCTCACGCGCGAGTACGCGGCGGAGGTGCCGCCCGTGGAGGGCAACGAGGCGCGGCTGTCGCAGGTGTTCCTCAACCTCATCATCAACGCAGCCCAGGCGCTGCCCGAGGGCAGGCCCGAGCAGCACGAGGTCCGGCTCGTTCTCAAGCACGGGGCCCAGGGCGAGGTGGTGGCGGAGGTGCGGGACACGGGCTGCGGCATCCCGCCGGAGGTGCTCGGGCGCATCTTCGATCCGTTCTTCACCACCAAGCCGGTGGGCGTGGGCACGGGGCTGGGACTGGCGCTGTGCCATGCGTTCGTCACGTCGATGGGCGGGCGCATCGAGGTGGAGAGCCAGGTGGGCAAGGGCACCGTGTTCCGGGTGGCGTTGCCCCGGTCGAGCAGCCAGCTCGATCGGGTGCAGCGCAGCGCTCCGGTGCAGGCGGGCACCGTGGAGCGGGGCCAAGTGCTGGTGGTGGACGATGATCCGCTGGTGAGCGCTGCGCTGCGGCGGACGCTCGCGAAGGACCACGAGGTGGAGGTGGTGGTGAGCGCGCGGCGAGCGCTGGAGATGCTGTGCTCGCCCAAGGCCCACTACGACGTCATCCTCTGCGATCTCATGATGCCGGAGATGACGGGCATGGAGCTGTACGCCCAGCTCGTGCGGGCCGCGCCGGAGCAGGCCCGGCGCATGGTGTTCATCACCGGGGGGGCCTACACCCCCGCGGCTAAGGAGTTCCTGGAGCAGGTGAGCAACCCCCGGGTGGAGAAGCCCTTCGACCCGGAGCGGTTGCGCGAGCTGATACGCGAGGGCGTGAAGCGCGCGCACGCGGGGCTCACCGGCCAGGCGGCTTGA